A region of Haloplanus sp. XH21 DNA encodes the following proteins:
- a CDS encoding proton-conducting transporter membrane subunit yields the protein MTEAFVPLLVALPLLGALLVLAAGLVREDASPAVAGLTLLGQAGLAGWIGWRAIDAGPLSTEVGGFVAPYGIELVVDGLSAVVVVLVAVVSLVILAFAAEDDPDSTAFYTEYLLLVAGLSGMTVTGDVFNLYVFLEISGLATYALVASAGTGESAVSALKYLLFGTVAASVYLLGVGYALVATGTLNMADLSVKLAEVGYTSPLVLASFGFIVVGLATKAALFPLHTWQPGAYQDAPNSVSALISALVSTVAAYVLARLVYTVYTPAFFDAVPVARDALVVFATASIVIGSVLAVVQSDIKRMLAYSSVSQYGLVVAAVAIGTPAAVFGGVVHLLGHAVMKGGLFVAAGAVDDATGARTVDEYAGLADRFPILGGASAVLMLAMVGVPPAVGFAGKWYIALGAVRAGTWPLAVVIFASTLLTLAYFARLIERMYVAPMSEPVGAAADGGTDAVTAPSRRSVALVVGAAVVAVALGLLVTDLQALLEPTIDTLLAS from the coding sequence ATGACTGAGGCGTTCGTCCCCCTGCTGGTCGCCCTGCCGCTGCTCGGCGCCCTCCTCGTCCTCGCGGCCGGGCTAGTGCGAGAGGACGCGTCGCCCGCCGTCGCCGGCCTCACCCTCCTCGGACAGGCCGGGCTCGCGGGCTGGATCGGCTGGCGGGCCATCGACGCCGGCCCCCTGTCGACCGAAGTCGGCGGCTTCGTCGCCCCCTACGGCATCGAACTCGTCGTCGACGGGCTGTCCGCGGTCGTAGTCGTCCTCGTCGCCGTCGTCTCGCTGGTGATCCTGGCGTTCGCCGCCGAGGACGACCCCGATAGCACCGCGTTCTACACCGAGTATCTGCTGCTCGTGGCTGGCCTCTCGGGGATGACCGTCACCGGCGACGTGTTCAACCTCTACGTCTTCCTCGAGATTTCGGGGCTGGCGACCTACGCCTTGGTCGCGAGCGCGGGCACCGGTGAGTCCGCGGTGTCGGCGCTGAAATACCTCCTCTTCGGGACCGTCGCCGCCTCGGTGTACCTGCTCGGCGTCGGCTACGCGCTCGTCGCCACGGGGACGCTCAACATGGCCGACCTCTCGGTCAAACTGGCCGAGGTGGGCTACACCTCGCCGCTCGTGCTCGCCTCCTTCGGGTTCATCGTCGTCGGCCTCGCGACCAAGGCGGCGCTGTTCCCGCTGCATACGTGGCAGCCAGGCGCGTATCAGGACGCGCCCAACAGCGTGAGCGCGCTCATCTCCGCGCTGGTCTCGACGGTCGCGGCCTACGTCCTCGCGCGCCTGGTGTACACCGTCTACACGCCCGCCTTCTTCGACGCCGTACCCGTCGCCCGCGACGCGCTCGTCGTCTTCGCGACGGCGAGCATCGTCATCGGGAGCGTCCTCGCCGTCGTCCAGTCCGACATCAAGCGGATGCTCGCGTACTCGTCGGTGTCCCAGTACGGCCTCGTGGTCGCGGCGGTCGCCATCGGGACGCCGGCGGCCGTCTTCGGCGGGGTCGTCCACCTGCTCGGCCACGCGGTCATGAAAGGGGGGCTGTTCGTCGCCGCGGGCGCCGTCGACGACGCGACCGGCGCCCGGACCGTCGACGAGTACGCGGGTCTCGCCGACCGGTTCCCGATCCTCGGCGGGGCGAGCGCCGTCCTCATGCTCGCGATGGTGGGCGTCCCGCCGGCGGTCGGCTTCGCGGGCAAGTGGTATATCGCACTCGGCGCCGTGCGGGCCGGTACCTGGCCCCTGGCGGTCGTCATCTTCGCGTCGACGCTCCTGACGCTCGCCTACTTCGCACGGCTGATCGAACGGATGTACGTCGCCCCGATGTCGGAGCCGGTGGGGGCCGCGGCCGACGGCGGCACTGACGCCGTCACCGCACCGTCGCGGCGGTCGGTGGCGCTCGTCGTCGGCGCCGCCGTCGTCGCCGTCGCGCTCGGCCTCCTCGTCACCGACCTGCAAGCACTGCTCGAACCGACCATCGACACCCTTCTCGCCTCATGA
- the coaBC gene encoding bifunctional phosphopantothenoylcysteine decarboxylase/phosphopantothenate--cysteine ligase CoaBC, which translates to MLDGTRVALGVTGSIAAVKAVELAHELRRHGATVRGVMTDSAQGIIHPWAVEFATDHPPVTELTGAVEHVDLCGRTGWADVLLIAPATANTVGKIAAAVDDTPVTTCATTALGADVPVVIAPAMHEPMYDHPGVLEAIDRVESWGVDFVDPRIEEGKAKLASEAAIVTGVARATTPATLDGRHVVVTSGATTESIDPVRTLSNRASGRTGRAVARACYVRGASVTLVHDGPDVPYADVRSVESASEMLEAVQEAVAGDDGTAADALVSAAAIGDFTVETAAEKIRSGEHLTLDLKPTPKVLDSVRAEHPDLPMVGFKAETGGDGEAMAQRARSLRNRVDLAFVVANDASVMGDDETRALLIRADAVETYTGSKAGLGARVADELAAALD; encoded by the coding sequence ATGCTCGACGGAACCCGCGTCGCCCTGGGCGTCACCGGGAGCATCGCGGCGGTGAAAGCGGTGGAACTCGCCCACGAACTCCGGCGCCACGGCGCGACCGTGCGCGGCGTGATGACCGACAGCGCGCAGGGGATCATCCACCCCTGGGCGGTCGAGTTCGCCACCGACCACCCGCCCGTGACGGAGCTCACCGGCGCGGTCGAACACGTCGACCTCTGTGGGCGCACGGGGTGGGCCGACGTGCTCCTCATCGCGCCCGCGACCGCGAACACCGTCGGAAAGATCGCGGCGGCAGTCGACGACACCCCCGTCACGACCTGCGCGACGACGGCGCTCGGGGCGGACGTGCCGGTCGTCATCGCGCCCGCGATGCACGAACCAATGTACGACCACCCCGGGGTGCTGGAGGCCATCGACCGCGTGGAGTCATGGGGCGTCGACTTCGTCGACCCGCGGATCGAGGAGGGCAAGGCGAAACTCGCCAGCGAGGCGGCCATCGTCACCGGCGTCGCCCGCGCGACGACGCCGGCGACGCTCGACGGTCGGCACGTCGTCGTCACCAGCGGTGCGACCACCGAATCGATCGATCCCGTTCGGACGCTCTCGAACCGCGCCTCGGGCCGGACCGGGCGAGCAGTCGCCCGCGCCTGTTACGTCCGCGGGGCGTCCGTGACGCTCGTCCACGACGGTCCGGACGTGCCCTACGCGGACGTTCGCTCGGTCGAGAGCGCCAGCGAGATGCTCGAGGCAGTGCAGGAGGCGGTCGCGGGCGACGACGGCACGGCGGCGGACGCCCTCGTCTCCGCGGCCGCCATCGGCGACTTCACCGTCGAGACCGCCGCCGAGAAGATTCGGTCGGGCGAGCATCTGACGCTCGACCTGAAACCGACGCCGAAAGTGCTGGATTCGGTCCGAGCGGAACACCCCGACCTGCCGATGGTCGGGTTCAAGGCCGAAACCGGCGGCGACGGCGAGGCGATGGCGCAACGCGCCCGGTCGCTCCGCAACCGAGTCGACCTCGCCTTCGTCGTCGCCAACGACGCGTCGGTGATGGGCGACGACGAGACGCGGGCGCTGCTGATCCGCGCGGACGCGGTGGAGACGTACACGGGGTCGAAAGCCGGGCTGGGCGCGCGCGTCGCCGACGAGCTCGCCGCGGCGCTCGACTGA
- a CDS encoding sodium:proton antiporter gives MIELLTTKYTYLTVVVLLALGVYVMIESDNLVKKIIGLNVFQTGIFVFFITSAYRMDGRSPVVESGGGGGPFVSPLPHVLILTAIVVGVSLTAVALALVIRIYENYGTVNEATLEEVRAND, from the coding sequence ATGATCGAGTTACTCACGACGAAGTACACGTATCTCACGGTGGTCGTCCTGCTCGCACTGGGCGTCTACGTCATGATCGAGAGCGACAACCTCGTGAAGAAGATCATCGGCCTGAACGTGTTCCAGACGGGCATCTTCGTGTTTTTCATCACGAGCGCCTACCGCATGGACGGGCGCTCGCCCGTCGTCGAAAGCGGCGGCGGAGGCGGCCCCTTCGTCAGCCCGCTCCCGCACGTGCTCATCCTGACCGCCATCGTCGTCGGGGTGAGCCTGACCGCCGTCGCGCTCGCGCTCGTCATCCGCATCTACGAGAACTACGGCACCGTGAACGAGGCGACCCTCGAGGAGGTGCGGGCGAATGACTGA
- a CDS encoding MnhB domain-containing protein produces the protein MSDRDDASETEDAGEVVRPAEERPAYVESTIIMTTVRVIAPFVLTLGVFVMFHGASSAGGGFQGGVIAATTVVMLGFAFGIEPIASSLRDEHLSLLVLGGLGTFLLIGLGGYAVGDDFLQVSAYETVMHHGSKYSIELVEVGIGLVVSGVITGLFFLLGTGVDTAHEATEPGTEEEQ, from the coding sequence ATGAGCGACCGCGACGACGCGAGCGAGACCGAAGACGCGGGCGAGGTGGTCCGTCCTGCCGAGGAACGCCCCGCCTACGTCGAGAGCACGATCATCATGACGACGGTCCGCGTCATCGCCCCATTCGTCCTGACGCTCGGCGTGTTCGTGATGTTCCACGGCGCGAGTTCGGCCGGCGGCGGGTTCCAGGGCGGCGTCATCGCGGCGACGACCGTCGTCATGCTCGGGTTCGCGTTCGGTATCGAGCCGATCGCGTCCAGCCTTCGCGACGAGCACCTGTCCCTCCTCGTCCTCGGCGGCCTCGGGACCTTCCTCCTCATCGGTCTCGGCGGCTACGCCGTGGGCGACGACTTCCTCCAGGTCTCCGCGTACGAGACGGTCATGCACCACGGGAGCAAGTACAGCATCGAACTCGTCGAAGTCGGCATCGGCCTCGTCGTCTCCGGCGTCATCACCGGGCTCTTCTTCCTGCTCGGTACCGGCGTCGACACCGCACACGAGGCGACCGAACCCGGAACGGAGGAAGAGCAATAG
- a CDS encoding cation:proton antiporter, which yields MLFAVVLLYRVVRGPTTQDRIVAINVIGTNTVIVIALVSVAFGEYGYLDVALVYALLNFVMSIAVSKFTVEWGGVI from the coding sequence ATGCTGTTCGCGGTCGTTCTGCTCTACCGGGTCGTCCGCGGCCCGACCACGCAGGACCGCATCGTCGCGATCAACGTCATCGGCACGAACACCGTCATCGTCATCGCGCTCGTGAGCGTCGCGTTCGGTGAGTACGGCTATCTCGACGTGGCGCTGGTGTACGCCCTGCTCAACTTCGTCATGAGCATCGCCGTCTCGAAGTTCACCGTCGAGTGGGGTGGCGTCATATGA
- the mnhG gene encoding monovalent cation/H(+) antiporter subunit G, with translation MTPLELLAAALVVGGTFFGFVATVGLLRLPDLYSRLHAASKSDTLGSVLAAAGTIVVLGVGTESLKMLFLLLFLFVTSPTAAHAIARAGKEQAVEPAGEEDVPWADDDAEGGEA, from the coding sequence ATGACGCCGCTGGAACTCCTCGCGGCGGCGCTCGTCGTCGGAGGCACCTTCTTCGGCTTCGTCGCCACGGTCGGACTGCTCCGGCTGCCCGACCTCTACTCGCGCCTGCACGCCGCGTCGAAAAGCGACACCCTCGGCTCCGTGCTCGCCGCGGCCGGCACCATCGTCGTCCTCGGCGTCGGCACGGAGTCGCTGAAGATGCTCTTTCTCCTCCTCTTCCTCTTCGTGACGAGTCCGACCGCCGCCCACGCCATCGCGCGGGCGGGGAAAGAGCAGGCGGTCGAACCCGCCGGCGAAGAGGACGTCCCGTGGGCCGACGACGACGCCGAGGGGGGTGAGGCATGA
- a CDS encoding SRPBCC family protein: protein MDRIHVSTVVCMPAAAVYDFLVDFPRYAKYSAYLTDVTADGDGSPGTQYRLRFAWWKLAYIARTEVTDVDPPTRLDWRVTKDIDARGCWRVEELDSVPAACPDEGPACRVHLEVAFDPDSVGDGVVDLPRFVSLDWVIGKVKPILLDEAEQVVERIVTDLEGRRRDVDLVVHDTPDGV, encoded by the coding sequence GTGGACCGCATCCACGTCAGTACGGTCGTCTGTATGCCCGCCGCGGCGGTGTACGACTTCCTCGTCGACTTCCCGAGATACGCCAAGTATTCGGCGTATCTGACGGACGTGACCGCCGACGGCGACGGCTCACCGGGGACGCAGTATCGCCTACGCTTTGCCTGGTGGAAACTCGCCTACATCGCCCGGACCGAGGTCACCGATGTCGATCCCCCGACTCGACTCGACTGGCGCGTGACGAAGGACATCGACGCGCGGGGGTGCTGGCGGGTCGAGGAACTCGACAGCGTGCCGGCGGCGTGTCCTGACGAGGGGCCGGCCTGTCGCGTCCACCTGGAGGTGGCGTTCGACCCCGACTCCGTCGGCGACGGCGTCGTCGACCTGCCGCGGTTCGTCTCGCTGGACTGGGTGATCGGGAAGGTGAAGCCGATCCTGCTCGACGAAGCCGAGCAGGTCGTCGAGCGCATCGTCACCGACCTCGAAGGGCGGCGCCGCGATGTCGACCTCGTCGTCCACGACACACCCGACGGTGTCTGA
- the trkA gene encoding Trk system potassium transporter TrkA produces MRIIIVGAGQVGSSIAADLAESHDIVVVDLDGDRVEELTYSVDMLPVQGDGTALSTLEEAGIDDADMVIASTDDDETNIVICSTARAVSDAFTVARVKNTEYLRTWERSERAFGIDFMVCTNLLAAQSIVRVVGIPAARDVDSFADGQIQMAEFEIPPGSPVTNQTVAEADRFEELTFAAILRDDEVELARGDSVLGEGDRIVVIGNPEAVRGFATTIAPEERPGTAEEVVIIGGSEIGYHVARLLGERGFKPRLVEQDPDRARELAEELPNTVVMESDATDTEFLEREHVGDADFVVAALDSDEKNLLVSLLARRLGVERTVAVIDSPAYVELFETVGVDVGINPRQVVAEEITRFTRDGGAENVAIIESDRAEVLEIEVSEESVLADREIRDSIADLPDGVVIGAITRDATFITPRGDTVIHPGDHVVVFLAADVVDDVTPKL; encoded by the coding sequence GTGCGCATAATCATCGTCGGCGCGGGGCAGGTCGGATCGAGCATCGCGGCCGACCTCGCGGAGAGCCACGACATCGTGGTGGTCGACCTGGACGGCGACCGAGTGGAGGAGCTGACCTACTCGGTGGACATGCTGCCGGTGCAGGGCGACGGCACCGCGCTGTCGACGCTGGAGGAGGCCGGCATCGACGACGCCGACATGGTGATCGCGAGCACCGACGACGACGAGACGAACATCGTCATCTGTTCGACCGCGCGCGCGGTGAGCGACGCCTTCACCGTCGCCCGGGTGAAGAACACCGAGTATCTGCGGACCTGGGAGCGGTCGGAACGCGCCTTCGGCATCGACTTCATGGTCTGTACCAACCTGCTGGCGGCGCAGTCCATCGTCCGGGTCGTCGGCATTCCCGCCGCTCGCGACGTCGACTCGTTCGCCGACGGGCAGATACAGATGGCGGAGTTCGAGATTCCGCCGGGCAGCCCGGTGACCAACCAGACCGTCGCCGAGGCCGACCGGTTCGAGGAACTCACGTTCGCGGCGATCCTCCGCGACGACGAGGTCGAACTCGCCCGCGGCGATTCCGTCCTCGGCGAGGGAGATCGGATCGTCGTCATCGGGAACCCGGAAGCCGTTAGGGGGTTCGCAACCACCATCGCTCCGGAGGAGCGACCGGGGACTGCTGAGGAGGTGGTCATCATCGGCGGGAGCGAAATCGGCTACCACGTGGCTCGACTGCTCGGCGAACGCGGATTCAAGCCGCGACTCGTCGAGCAGGACCCCGACCGCGCCCGCGAACTCGCGGAGGAACTCCCGAACACGGTCGTGATGGAGAGCGACGCCACCGACACCGAGTTTCTGGAGCGCGAACACGTCGGCGACGCCGACTTCGTCGTCGCCGCGCTCGACTCCGACGAGAAGAACCTGCTCGTGTCGCTACTAGCCCGCCGCCTCGGCGTCGAACGCACCGTCGCGGTCATCGACTCGCCCGCGTACGTCGAACTCTTCGAGACGGTCGGCGTCGACGTGGGGATCAATCCCCGCCAGGTCGTCGCCGAGGAAATCACCCGATTCACCCGCGACGGCGGCGCCGAAAACGTCGCCATCATCGAGAGCGACCGCGCGGAGGTGCTCGAAATCGAAGTCAGCGAGGAGAGCGTCCTCGCGGACCGGGAGATCCGTGACTCGATCGCGGACCTGCCCGACGGCGTCGTCATCGGGGCGATCACCCGCGACGCGACGTTCATCACGCCGCGCGGTGATACGGTGATCCACCCCGGAGATCACGTCGTCGTCTTCCTGGCTGCCGATGTCGTCGACGACGTGACGCCGAAACTGTAG
- a CDS encoding proton-conducting transporter membrane subunit, producing the protein MTEITSLRPALAVALAAVAVVPILASGRRPNLRESWTILAAGGAFAIVASMLPAALNGTILVSELGTFVAGVDLSLRADPLGLLFATVASLLWLITSFYSIGYVRGLDEHAQTRYFAAFAASVAAALGVAFAANLVTLFVFYELLTVATYPLVTHDETPEARAAGRKYLAYTFGGGVAVLAGTVLVATMTGTTAFTPGGIAGLAESDPLLARAAFVLLVVGFGVKAALMPLHSWLPDAMVAPTPVSGLLHAVAVVKSGVFGVARVLLDVFGVDLTASLGLGLPLAIVAAATLLIASIIALRQDNLKRRLAYSTVSQLSYIVLGLAVLDPQSITGGLLHIPAHAFMKLTLFFTAGAIHVETHTDDISEMAGIGKRMPLTMLAFGVAAAGMAGIPLVAGFVSKWYLLLGSVSAGQTLFAVVLLLSGVLNIAYFWPVFYQAFFESEDDHDAKPLVEFSLGGESRSILPEASRPESDPITDGGHGDDDGLESPHGGEESHHGGPPAGGWERRGWRGAESTWFMLGPILAAMTGAVVLGVIPRTAVFLRLVEVIVAAATGGAV; encoded by the coding sequence ATGACTGAGATCACCTCACTCCGACCGGCTCTGGCCGTCGCGCTCGCGGCGGTCGCCGTCGTACCGATCCTCGCCTCCGGCCGCCGGCCGAACCTCCGTGAAAGCTGGACGATCCTCGCGGCGGGCGGGGCCTTCGCCATCGTCGCCAGCATGCTCCCCGCTGCCCTCAACGGGACGATCCTCGTCTCCGAACTGGGGACGTTCGTCGCGGGCGTCGACCTCTCGCTCCGGGCCGACCCGCTCGGCCTCCTCTTCGCCACCGTCGCCAGCCTCCTCTGGCTGATCACGAGTTTCTACAGCATCGGCTACGTGCGCGGCCTCGACGAACACGCCCAGACCCGCTACTTCGCGGCCTTCGCCGCGAGCGTCGCCGCCGCCCTCGGCGTCGCCTTCGCTGCCAACCTCGTCACGCTGTTCGTCTTCTACGAACTGCTGACGGTCGCGACCTACCCCCTCGTCACCCACGACGAGACGCCGGAGGCGCGGGCCGCCGGGCGGAAGTATCTCGCGTACACCTTCGGCGGCGGCGTCGCCGTCCTCGCGGGGACGGTGCTCGTCGCCACCATGACGGGGACGACGGCCTTCACCCCGGGCGGCATCGCGGGCCTCGCGGAATCCGATCCCCTCCTCGCGCGGGCCGCGTTCGTCCTGCTCGTCGTCGGCTTCGGCGTCAAGGCGGCGCTAATGCCCCTGCATTCGTGGCTCCCCGACGCGATGGTCGCGCCGACGCCCGTCTCCGGCCTGCTCCACGCCGTCGCCGTCGTCAAAAGCGGCGTGTTCGGCGTCGCGCGCGTCCTCCTCGACGTCTTCGGCGTCGACCTCACCGCCTCGCTCGGCCTCGGGCTTCCGCTCGCCATCGTCGCCGCCGCGACGCTCCTCATCGCGAGCATCATCGCGCTCCGCCAGGACAACCTCAAGCGCCGGCTGGCGTACTCGACGGTGAGCCAACTCTCTTACATCGTCCTCGGCCTCGCCGTCCTCGACCCGCAGTCCATCACCGGCGGCCTGCTCCACATCCCCGCTCACGCATTCATGAAACTTACCCTCTTTTTCACCGCGGGCGCCATCCACGTCGAAACCCACACCGACGACATCAGCGAGATGGCCGGCATCGGCAAGCGGATGCCACTGACGATGCTCGCCTTCGGCGTCGCGGCCGCGGGCATGGCCGGCATCCCCCTCGTCGCCGGCTTCGTCAGCAAGTGGTATCTCCTACTCGGGAGCGTCAGCGCCGGGCAGACGCTCTTCGCCGTCGTCCTCCTGCTCTCGGGCGTCCTCAACATCGCCTACTTCTGGCCCGTGTTCTACCAGGCCTTCTTCGAGAGCGAGGACGACCACGACGCCAAACCGCTCGTCGAGTTCTCCCTCGGCGGCGAGTCGCGGTCGATCCTTCCCGAGGCATCCCGGCCGGAATCCGACCCCATCACCGACGGCGGGCACGGGGATGACGACGGGCTCGAAAGCCCGCACGGCGGGGAAGAGAGCCACCACGGCGGTCCGCCCGCCGGCGGCTGGGAGCGTCGTGGGTGGCGCGGCGCCGAGAGCACGTGGTTCATGCTCGGTCCCATCCTCGCGGCGATGACGGGGGCCGTCGTCCTCGGCGTCATCCCGCGGACCGCCGTCTTCCTCCGCCTCGTCGAGGTCATCGTCGCGGCGGCGACGGGGGGGGCCGTCTGA
- a CDS encoding monovalent cation/H+ antiporter subunit E — protein MAANHERDVLVPVGDSDTLRRTVGYAVEAAYETAVETDESATVHFVYPARWRVFETSHRNVEEAEALLERTVAWANEELDDLIEEGAPRPVEFASTIVGTDEYVFSPSDFADVIQRYAEANDVTRVVVDPSFRPGGTVPILRSFEEELARRGFDVVEAPVTRRTRRSLPFTEVGPSAFLLTFSVSLLFYLALGGFHVTDAYELLTGAFTAGVVSLTLARVSMKGDVPAFTSVGRTLVRIAIYTPILLWEITKANVTLAYVVLHPSLPIDPRVVEFDAAVWGDMPVTTLANSITLTPGTLTVDVSRQHFLVHALIPGAEADLFEGKLERLVRFVFYGRSASRIPTPLERRDDGEEGGD, from the coding sequence ATGGCGGCTAATCACGAGCGAGACGTGCTCGTTCCCGTCGGTGACTCGGACACGCTCCGCCGGACCGTCGGGTACGCCGTCGAGGCGGCCTACGAGACGGCAGTCGAGACGGATGAGTCGGCGACGGTCCATTTCGTCTACCCCGCCCGCTGGCGAGTCTTCGAGACGAGCCATCGGAACGTCGAGGAGGCGGAAGCGCTGCTCGAACGCACCGTCGCCTGGGCGAACGAGGAACTCGACGACCTGATCGAAGAGGGCGCGCCACGGCCCGTCGAGTTCGCGTCGACCATCGTCGGCACCGACGAGTACGTCTTCAGTCCTAGCGACTTCGCCGACGTGATCCAGCGCTACGCCGAGGCGAACGACGTCACCCGGGTCGTCGTCGATCCCTCCTTTCGCCCCGGCGGCACCGTTCCGATCCTGCGCTCGTTCGAGGAGGAACTCGCGCGCAGAGGGTTCGACGTGGTGGAAGCCCCCGTCACGCGACGGACCCGTCGCAGTCTCCCCTTCACCGAAGTCGGTCCGTCAGCGTTCCTGCTGACCTTCTCCGTCTCCCTGCTCTTCTATCTCGCCCTCGGTGGCTTCCACGTCACCGACGCCTACGAACTGCTCACCGGCGCCTTCACCGCGGGCGTCGTGAGCCTCACGCTCGCCCGCGTCTCGATGAAAGGCGACGTGCCCGCCTTCACGAGCGTCGGGCGCACCCTGGTCCGGATAGCGATCTACACCCCGATCCTGCTCTGGGAGATCACGAAGGCGAACGTCACGCTCGCGTACGTGGTGCTCCACCCGAGCCTGCCGATCGATCCCCGCGTCGTCGAGTTCGACGCCGCCGTCTGGGGCGACATGCCCGTGACCACGCTCGCCAACTCGATCACGCTGACCCCGGGAACCCTGACGGTCGACGTCAGCCGGCAGCATTTCCTCGTCCACGCGCTCATCCCGGGCGCCGAGGCCGACCTGTTCGAGGGGAAACTCGAGCGCCTCGTCCGGTTCGTGTTCTACGGCCGGTCGGCGTCGCGCATCCCCACGCCGCTGGAACGCCGCGACGACGGCGAGGAGGGGGGTGACTGA
- a CDS encoding DUF4040 domain-containing protein — protein MTLSLPVAAVLLFMIGSALAAAVLRDVVGSIVAFAGYSFGVAVLWAFLRAPDVALTEAAVGAGITTVLFLLTIARTSVSRSARFEGVSVRSVVAVVAIAVTVGATIPALPVVGDPTTPVIQGEVSQYYLENAYKQTGVTNVVTAVLVGYRGFDTLGEAAVVFAAGIAMLLVLRREAFV, from the coding sequence ATGACGCTCTCGCTGCCCGTCGCCGCCGTCCTCCTGTTCATGATCGGGAGCGCCCTCGCGGCGGCGGTCCTGCGCGACGTGGTCGGGAGCATCGTCGCCTTCGCCGGCTACAGTTTCGGCGTGGCCGTCCTCTGGGCGTTCCTCCGCGCGCCCGACGTCGCCCTCACCGAGGCCGCCGTCGGCGCCGGCATCACGACCGTCCTCTTCTTGCTCACCATCGCCCGCACCAGCGTGTCGCGCTCGGCGCGGTTCGAGGGCGTCAGCGTCCGCTCGGTCGTCGCCGTCGTCGCCATCGCCGTTACCGTCGGGGCGACGATTCCGGCGCTTCCGGTGGTGGGCGACCCCACGACGCCCGTGATCCAGGGCGAGGTGAGCCAGTACTATCTCGAGAACGCGTACAAGCAGACCGGCGTGACGAACGTCGTGACCGCGGTCCTCGTCGGCTACCGCGGGTTCGACACGCTGGGCGAGGCCGCGGTGGTCTTCGCCGCCGGTATCGCCATGTTGCTCGTGCTGCGACGGGAGGCGTTCGTATGA